One window from the genome of Schistocerca piceifrons isolate TAMUIC-IGC-003096 chromosome 1, iqSchPice1.1, whole genome shotgun sequence encodes:
- the LOC124715444 gene encoding GATA zinc finger domain-containing protein 14-like yields MATDTRIRSSVLSRGCRCSKRDGLPHECRCPPELKGDSPQIGAGDHPCPPPEPQFQQGAGAGDASQDYCQQMPSDGYYSGGSVPNTPRDAAMPQGQNVQFGNQGDNEPQHQGHSNPGIGHNPHNSPLDNAVYSSGDNQVTDATHHHNNPGHMNTFGNPGNQVDGAGNFPHVHSDNPHGQYVPAQGNPHSLSSPRDAVHNNPHHMSHGNPGTEISHGSPHQMNPNYPHGNPHQAEHGNPHNPGHNNPGTINNPYHAGHDNQMNFNNAHSGTHGNPHATNTANNPHMTHNPGPMEISNNPGTNIQGQTMGNPQAMNPGHPHHAGHGNPHQMNPHSGHGNPHQMNPHSGHGNPHQANPSHGNPHQANPGHGNPHQANPGHGNPHPMNPGHPPHTGHGNPHSMNPGHPPHAGHGNPHPGHMPHHGTSMPYDAGAAGETSTYGNPHGQYSGNPHGVNTPNPGHTHGNPTESHNPHSGYQHNNPHQTSGNPSKAPDYPYEGYPPQVLPPSPKHNHMYPSHAAHGHHNPGTAHQFNANNPGYAHHMGHHENYGQQYPSNANNMHNHPNNQHYPHSGNMHNNPNQMFQHNMTHSHSQGDVVHNPHQYNYQHNPNVHGGNPHYGHQGTSGAGVHNPGTHMGHPHNQAPHDTMGNPHMGHHGYPQNNMQGGFNPHASPSQVHNFGMHGNPGQWNANQGYQQFQGQHGYGNHPGGGQMNTFNNQSHYGNQAAY; encoded by the coding sequence ATGGCCACAGACACCAGGATCCGCTCAAGTGTGCTGAGCAGAGGCTGTCGCTGCAGCAAACGGGACGGCTTACCACACGAATGCCGCTGTCCACCAGAACTCAAGGGTGACAGTCCACAGATTGGCGCTGGAGACCATCCATGTCCTCCGCCGGAGCCACAGTTCCAGCAGGGTGCTGGAGCCGGAGACGCCTCTCAGGACTACTGCCAGCAGATGCCTTCAGACGGCTACTACAGTGGTGGCTCTGTCCCCAACACACCCCGAGACGCAGCTATGCCCCAAGGGCAGAATGTACAGTTCGGAAATCAGGGGGATAACGAACCACAGCACCAGGGGCACAGCAATCCGGGAATAGGACACAATCCACATAACAGTCCTTTGGACAATGCtgtatatagttctggcgataACCAGGTTACTGATGCCACTCATCACCATAATAATCCAGGCCATATGAACACATTTGGAAACCCTGGTAACCAGGTGGATGGAGCTGGTAATTTTCCTCACGTACACTCTGACAATCCACATGGACAGTATGTACCTGCTCAGGGTAATCCTCATTCACTCAGCAGTCCTCGTGACGCAGTTCACAATAACCCACATCACATGAGTCATGGCAATCCAGGAACCGAAATTTCACATGGAAGTCCCCATCAAATGAATCCTAATTACCCCCATGGAAACCCCCATCAAGCTGAACATGGTAACCCCCACAATCCTGGTCACAACAATCCAGGAACTATCAATAATCCGTACCATGCTGGACATGACAATCAAATGAATTTCAATAACGCACACTCAGGCACTCATGGTAATCCTCATGCCACCAATACTGCCAATAACCCACATATGACACACAACCCTGGGCCAATGGAGATCTCAAATAATCCTGGTACTAACATACAAGGACAAACTATGGGGAATCCCCAAGCAATGAATCCTGGCCACCCACATCATGCTGGTCATGGAAATCCACATCAAATGAACCCTCATTCTGGTCATGGAAATCCCCATCAAATGAACCCTCATTCTGGTCATGGAAATCCCCATCAAGCGAATCCCAGTCATGGAAATCCCCATCAAGCGAATCCCGGTCATGGAAATCCCCATCAAGCGAATCCCGGTCATGGAAATCCCCATCCAATGAACCCTGGCCACCCACCTCATACCGGTCATGGAAATCCCCATTCAATGAACCCAGGCCACCCACCTCACGCTGGCCATGGAAATCCCCATCCTGGTCACATGCCACATCATGGCACAAGCATGCCATATGATGCAGGTGCTGCAGGAGAGACCTCGACTTATGGTAACCCTCATGGACAGTATTCAGGCAATCCACATGGAGTAAATACTCCAAATCCAGGTCATACTCATGGTAACCCAACAGAAAGCCATAATCCTCATTCAGGTTATCAGCATAATAACCCTCACCAGACTTCAGGGAACCCTAGCAAGGCACCAGACTATCCATATGAAGGGTACCCACCACAGGTACTGCCCCCAAGTCCTAAGCATAATCATATGTACCCATCTCACGCAGCTCACGGACATCACAACCCTGGTACAGCTCACCAGTTTAATGCAAACAATCCTGGATATGCCCATCACATGGGGCATCATGAAAACTATGGCCAACAGTATCCATCAAATGCTAATAACATGCACAACCATCCAAACAACCAACATTACCCACATTCAGGCAACATGCATAACAATCCAAACCAAATGTTCCAACATAATATGACCCACTCTCATTCTCAAGGCGATGTTGTCCATAATCCACATCAATATAATTATCAACACAATCCCAACGTGCATGGGGGAAATCCTCATTACGGCCATCAGGGTACATCTGGCGCTGGTGTTCACAATCCTGGTACCCACATGGGACATCCACACAATCAGGCACCACATGATACAATGGGAAATCCTCATATGGGGCACCATGGCTACCCACAAAACAATATGCAGGGTGGTTTCAATCCTCATGCTTCACCTAGTCAAGTCCATAATTTCGGCATGCATGGCAATccaggtcagtggaatgcaaaccAGGGATACCAACAATTCCAAGGGCAACATGGCTATGGGAACCACCCTGGTGGCGGTCAGATGAATACATTTAACAATCAATCACATTATGGTAACCAGGCAGCATATTAA